The nucleotide sequence CGGCCGATGCGTTTTAGGATTTTATGGAAGCGGCTACACTCTAAGTCGAGCAAGATCTCTGTCTTGCTCGTTTGGCCATCGATAACGGTATTACTTTTAGGGAAGCCCAAACCATGTCTAAAATAACTTCGACCCTGATGGCGGTAACGCTCGGCGCAACGTTGGCCGGCTGCGCTCCCCCGCCTTCCTATTACACGACGCAGCCGATGCATCAGTCGACCCGGCATGAAAGGCTATTGATGGATGCTGGGTTCAACGTCCGGCAGGCCGACAGCCCGCGCCGGGAGGCGCTCCTGAACCGGTTGCCGCCGAACCGAATGCTGGTGCGTTATCGCAACGAAAGACCTGTCTACGTCTATTCCGACCCGCAATCCTGCCGCTGTTTGTATGTCGGCAACGAGAGGGCTTATCAGAACTATCGCCGCTTGGCCAGCGAACAAAATTTGGTTGGCGATCAATATACGGCGGGACGGTACGACGAGCCCGGCGCGGATTGGGATGCCTGGGGATCGGATTGGTAAGTTGATTTGATAGCTAACACCGGGCAACTCCGGCGGATCGATTGGCGGGTTGCGGCCTAACTCGTGGCGCTGGCTCGCTATCACCTGGGTTGTCCGGTTTGGAGCAATCGCGATTGGGCCGGTAAACTATTTACCGCCGATGCCAAGCCCCGCGATTTTCTGCGGCAGTATTCCGCGGTGTTCGACACCGTGGAAGGCAACAACTGTTTTTACGGGTTGCCGAAACCGGAAACCGTGCTGCGCTGGCGGGATGAAGCCGCACCGGGCTTTCGGTTCTGCTTCAAATTCCCGCGCGCGATCAGTCACGATAGGCGCTTGCGCGAAACGGCGGCGGCAACGACTGAATTTGTCGAGCGCCTGACCCCGCTGGCCGAGGCGGGCCGGTTGGGACCGAGTTTCCTGCAATTGCCGCCCGGTTTTGGTCCGAAGGATCTAGCGGCATTGGGCGACTATCTGAGCGCGCTCCCCCAGGATTTTCAATGCGCCGTCGAAGTGCGGCATCCGGCCTTCTTCGCCAAGGGCGAGGAGGAACGCCAACTGAACCGGCTGTTGCTGGAACGTGGCGTGGATCGGGTGATGCTGGATAGCCGCTCCTTGTTCGCCGCCGATCCGGTCGATGCCGACACGCGCGGCGCGCAAAGCAAGAAACCCCGCTTGCCGGTCCATGCCATCAGCTTGGGACCGCGCCCGTTTATCCGCTTCATCGGCCAAGACGAGCCGGAATTGAACCGGCTTTTTCTGGAGCCTTGGCTGGATAAGCTGGCCTTGTGGCTCGGTGAAGGCCGAGAACCTTATGTGTTCATGCACACCCCCAACAGTCGTCGGGCTCCAGAGTTAGCGCGGTTGTTCCACGAGCTGCTGCGGGCGCGCTGTTCGGATGTCGGCGAGTTGCCGGCTTGGCTTGGGGAAGTCCAGCCGACAGCCTAATCGGAATCGCTTGAGAGGGCGGCCAACGCGAGCGCGGCGCTCGGTTGCGAGCGGATCGCGACGCTTCGAAAGGATCGATTGGATTAAACTTAGCGCTCTTGCGTCGCTTCGGTTGAATGGATAGCCGCCATGACTGATTTCCTGTTGATCGCCGGCGTGGACGAAGCCGGACGCGGTCCTTTGGCCGGACCCGTTTTCGCCGCCGCCGTTATCCTCGATCCCGCTCGGCCGATCGTGGGCTTGGCCGATTCCAAAAAACTCAGCGCGGCTCGACGCGAGCGCTTGGCCGATGAAATTCGCATCAAAGCGTTGGCGTGGGCGTTGGGCTGGGCCGACGTGGCAGAGATCGATCGGATAAATATCCTGCACGCTTCGCTGCTGGCGATGCGGCGTGCGGTGATGGCGTTGAGCGTGATGCCGGAACGAGCGTTGATCGACGGCAATCGCTGTCCTGTTCTGACCTGTCCCAGTCAAGCGATCATCCGAGGCGATAGCAGCGTGCCGGCCATCAGCGCGGCCTCGATTCTGGCCAAGGTCGCGCGGGATGCAAAGATGTGCCAATTGCATGATTGTTATCCCCAATACGATTTTGCCCGCCACAAAGGTTACCCGACCGCCGCTCATTTGGAGGCGTTGCGCCGTCATGGGCCTTGTCCCGAACATCGCCGTTTTTTCGCGCCCGTCGCGGCCTGGTGGCAAACGGTTTTAGAGGTTTCGTCATGACCGCGCCCTTCGTCCACCTGCGCTTGCACACCGAATATTCGCTGGTCGATGGGTTGATCCGCATCAAAAAGTTGGTCAAAGAGGTGGCCCTCGCCGATATGCCGGCCGTCGCGGTGACCGATATGAGCAATCTGTTCGCGCTGATTAAATTCTACAAGGCGGCGCTCGGCGCGGGCGTCAAGCCCATCGTTGGGGTGGAGGCGTGGGTAGGGCGGAATAACGAGTCCTTTCGCCTGGTGCTGCTCTGTCAAAATTTGAGCGGCTATCGCAATCTGACTCGACTGGTGAGCCGCAGCTTTCTCGAAGGCCAGCAGCG is from Candidatus Competibacteraceae bacterium and encodes:
- a CDS encoding DUF72 domain-containing protein, with the protein product MGCPVWSNRDWAGKLFTADAKPRDFLRQYSAVFDTVEGNNCFYGLPKPETVLRWRDEAAPGFRFCFKFPRAISHDRRLRETAAATTEFVERLTPLAEAGRLGPSFLQLPPGFGPKDLAALGDYLSALPQDFQCAVEVRHPAFFAKGEEERQLNRLLLERGVDRVMLDSRSLFAADPVDADTRGAQSKKPRLPVHAISLGPRPFIRFIGQDEPELNRLFLEPWLDKLALWLGEGREPYVFMHTPNSRRAPELARLFHELLRARCSDVGELPAWLGEVQPTA
- the rnhB gene encoding ribonuclease HII; its protein translation is MTDFLLIAGVDEAGRGPLAGPVFAAAVILDPARPIVGLADSKKLSAARRERLADEIRIKALAWALGWADVAEIDRINILHASLLAMRRAVMALSVMPERALIDGNRCPVLTCPSQAIIRGDSSVPAISAASILAKVARDAKMCQLHDCYPQYDFARHKGYPTAAHLEALRRHGPCPEHRRFFAPVAAWWQTVLEVSS